Proteins found in one Podarcis muralis chromosome 5, rPodMur119.hap1.1, whole genome shotgun sequence genomic segment:
- the LOC114599927 gene encoding protein-glutamine gamma-glutamyltransferase E-like: protein MAGLVNTDWKLKENTIKHRTDEYPGKELVVRRGQAFLISLTSRGALPAADKLTFTVETGSTCALQAETRVAFGITSTPSRRSWSAVQTSAGYGSLSVSILCPVDAAIGRYQLSIKTDTSRSTLPSSLGTFVLLFNPWMPERLEIGEHWHDAALPGQREVLSQYLLVIHLSEDDVFMANEAERKEYVLSEFGVIFCNNGKTLLPWNYGQFQDGILDICLSMLDMGLKYHKDSTAGMSQLSDPIHIGRVLSAMINCNDGDRGVLFGCWEACRDGKDPGSWSGSVEILRQWESSGFEPVRYGQCWVFAGVLTTVLRCIGIPTRIISNFSSGCDKNENLILEPSESTWNYHVWNECWFARPDLGCMYNGWQVLDATPQGRSTTVECGPASVKAIKEGDVDLPYDTAFVFSEVNADIEGSLDTKSIGQNISTKAVGSNDRLDVTDNYKYKEGSVKEREVFAKACAKLNLKTSHSESARSLREAAKPSVLGKIKVKSPLEIGKDVHLVLRLTNLGSTTEYLTPNIAAWSINNTGKPIHEIWKASILVTLGPKEEKEFPINISYAEYKQYLLIDNLIKVAASWSKKEGGNVNRVIILEKPSVAIKVNP from the exons GGTCAACCTGTGCTCTACAGGCAGAGACACGAGTGGCATTTGGCATCACTAGCACACCAAGCAGAAGATCTTGGAGCGCAGTACAGACCTCTGCTGGTTATGGCTCCCTGAGTGTCTCCATTTTGTGCCCAGTGGATGCTGCCATTGGACGCTACCAGCTCAGCATCAAGACAGACACCAGCAGAAGCACACTCCCCTCCAGCCTTGGCACTTTTGTGTTGCTGTTTAACCCCTGGATGCCAG AAAGGTTAGAGATAGGAGAGCACTGGCATGATGCCGCACTACCTGGACAAAGAGAAGTGCTATCACAGTACCTGCTTGTCATTCATCTTTCAGAGGATGATGTGTTCATGGCTAATGAGGCAGAGCGCAAAGAATATGTCCTCTCAGAGTTTGGTGTCATCTTTTGCAACAATGGAAAAACTTTACTGCCATGGAATTATGGCCAG TTTCAAGATGGCATTCTGGATATCTGCCTTTCTATGCTGGACATGGGCTTAAAATACCACAAGGACTCAACTGCTGGTATGAGCCAACTAAGTGACCCCATACATATTGGGCGAGTGCTCAGCGCTATG ATCAACTGCAATGATGGAGACAGAGGAGTGTTGTTTGGATGCTGGGAGGCTTGCCGTGATGGGAAAGACCCAGGAAGCTGGTCAGGAAGTGTGGAGATATTGAGGCAATGGGAAAGCTCTGGATTTGAACCTGTCCGGTATGGGCAATGCTGGGTCTTTGCAGGAGTTCTGACTACGG TCCTCCGGTGCATAGGAATTCCCACTCGCATCATTTCCAACTTCAGTTCTGGCTGTGACAAAAATGAAAATCTGATTCTGGAACCATCAGAGAGTACCTG GAATTACCATGTGTGGAATGAATGCTGGTTTGCTCGACCTGACCTTGGCTGCATGTACAATGGGTGGCAAGTTCTGGACGCAACTCCACAAGGTCGAAGCACTACAG TCGAGTGTGGTCCAGCTTCAGTGAAGGCCATCAAGGAGGGAGATGTGGACCTGCCATATGACACTGCATTCGTCTTTTCAGAGGTCAATGCTGACATCGAGGGCTCATTGGACACCAAGTCCATTGGGCAAAACATAAGCACAAAGGCTGTGGGCAGCAATGATCGCCTGGATGTCACTGATAATTATAAATACAAAGAAG GCTCTGTCAAGGAAAGGGAAGTATTTGCAAAGGCTTGTGCCAAACTCAATCTGAAAACAAGCCACTCTGAGTCTGCCAGAAGCCTGAGAGAAGCTGCAAAGCCCAGTGTCTTAGGGAAAATCAAGGTGAAGAGCCCCCTGGAGATTGGCAAGGATGTCCACTTGGTCTTGAGGCTGACAAACCTTGGCTCTACAACTGAGTACCTAACACCCAATATAGCCGCTTGGTCAATTAACAACACTGGGAAACCCATTCATGAGATCTGGAAAGCCTCCATCTTGGTGACCCTTGGCCCCAAAGAAG aaaaagaaTTCCCTATCAATATTTCATATGCTGAGTACAAGCAGTACCTGCTGATAGACAACCTGATTAAAGTCGCAGCTTCGTggtcaaaaaaagaggggggaaatgtgaacaGAGTCATAATCCTCGAGAAACCCAGCGTCGCAATAAAGGTAAACCCTTAG